A genomic stretch from Arachis stenosperma cultivar V10309 chromosome 3, arast.V10309.gnm1.PFL2, whole genome shotgun sequence includes:
- the LOC130966182 gene encoding branched-chain-amino-acid aminotransferase 6-like — protein MATLATNGDESEERHATMDWEQLSYAVIPTDYMYVMKSNPDGTFSDGALVPFGTIEINPHSSVLNYGQGLFEGMKAYRTPTGEVQIFRPEENAIRMQMGAERLLMASPTVDQYVDAVKQVVRANMRWVPPHGKGTLYIRPLLFGSGSVMGIAPAPQTTFLIFTNPIANAYKGTSTSLSLLVHHSLPRAFPGGTGGIKNISNYSPVFQVVKEAKVKGFSDVLFLDAVEHKYVEEVSSCNVFIVKGDKISTSPTAGTILPGVTRKSILQLALELGYQAEEIRISVDEFLEADEVFCTGTAVGISDVCSATYMDKKVEFKTGENTVTRKLFETIRGIQNGLTEDNRGWVVKID, from the exons ATGGCAACATTAGCCACAAATGGTGATGAGAGCGAAGAGAGGCATGCTACCATGGATTGGGAGCAGCTATCCTATGCCGTAATCCCAACGGATTACATGTACGTGATGAAATCCAATCCAGACGGCACCTTTTCCGATGGAGCTCTCGTACCATTTGGAACCATCGAAATCAATCCCCATTCCTCTGTTTTGAATTACGGACAGGGATTGTTCGAGGGGATGAAGGCATACAGAACACCAACCGGTGAGGTGCAGATATTCAGGCCGGAGGAGAATGCCATTCGCATGCAGATGGGAGCTGAGAGGCTTCTCATGGCCTCACCAACTGTTGACCAGTATGTTGATGCTGTCAAACAAGTTGTCCGTGCCAACATGCGCTGG GTGCCTCCTCATGGAAAAGGAACACTCTACATTAGGCCATTGCTATTCGGAAGTGGATCTGTCATGGGTATTGCACCTGCACCACAAACCACTTTCTTAATATTCACCAATCCAATTGCCAATGCCTACAAGGGAACCTCTACTTCCTTAAGCTTGTTGGTTCATCATTCACTTCCTCGCGCCTTTCCCGGTGGAACTGGcggaataaaaaatataagcaATTATTCACCG GTATTCCAAGTGGTAAAGGAAGCAAAGGTCAAAGGATTCTCTGATGTGCTGTTTCTAGACGCAGTAGAACACAAGTATGTTGAGGAGGTTTCTTCATGTAATGTTTTCATAGTTAAGGGTGACAAGATTTCAACTTCACCCACCGCTGGAACAATTCTCCCCGGAGTCACAAGGAAATCTATCCTTCAACTTGCTCTTGAATTGGGCTACCAG GCCGAAGAAATCAGAATTTCAGTGGATGAATTTCTTGAAGCTGATGAGGTCTTTTGCACTGGAACTGCTGTTGGCATCTCTGACGTGTGCAGTGCAACCTACATGGataaaaa AGTTGAATTCAAGACAGGAGAGAACACAGTGACGAGGAAGTTGTTTGAAACGATTAGAGGGATCCAAAATGGTCTAACAGAAGATAATAGGGGATGGGTAGTCAAGATTGATTGA